The Anolis carolinensis isolate JA03-04 chromosome 2, rAnoCar3.1.pri, whole genome shotgun sequence genome has a window encoding:
- the mblac2 gene encoding acyl-coenzyme A thioesterase MBLAC2, producing MSALEWFAHKSLGGGIYWIQERFYESGNRANIWLVRGSQRDVVIDTGLGLRSLPDYLRLAGLLEDEKGAEAAPPLAGEPLAGQRPLLAVATHVHFDHAGGLHQFPEVAVHSAEAPALRRGDNYEAVTWLSEGEVVRQPSPGWSARHFRVRPVQPTHVLQEGDVISLGDRQLTVMHMPGHSRGSICLHDSERKILFSGDVVYDGSMIDWLPYSRINDYVASCQRLIELANGGLVEKVLPGHFNTFGAERLYHLASNYISNAGVCHKVSTCAMRSVASLALRATNSRSTS from the exons ATGTCTGCGCTGGAGTGGTTCGCGCACAAGTCCCTGGGCGGAGGCATCTACTGGATCCAGGAGCGCTTCTACGAGTCCGGGAACCGGGCCAACATCTGGCTGGTGCGGGGCTCGCAGCGGGACGTGGTCATCGACACCGGGCTGGGGCTCCGGAGCCTCCCGGATTACCTCCGCTTGGCGGGGCTCTTGGAGGACGAGAAAGGCGCCGAAGCCGCGCCGCCGCTTGCGGGAGAGCCCCTTGCGGGACAGCGCCCCCTGCTGGCCGTGGCCACGCACGTGCACTTCGACCACGCGGGCGGGCTGCACCAGTTCCCCGAGGTGGCCGTGCACAGCGCCGAGGCCCCGGCCCTCCGCCGCGGGGACAACTACGAGGCCGTGACCTGGCTCTCCGAGGGCGAGGTGGTGCGGCAGCCCAGCCCCGGGTGGAGCGCGCGGCACTTCCGGGTCCGCCCCGTCCAGCCCACCCACGTCTTGCAGGAAG gGGATGTGATCAGCCTCGGTGATAGACAGCTCACTGTCATGCACATGCCTGGCCATTCAAGAGGAAGCATTTGTTTGCACGACAGCGAACGGAAGATACTGTTCAGTGGAGATGTTGTGTATGATGGTTCAATGATTGACTGGCTTCCTTATAGCAGGATAAATGACTATGTTGCAAGCTGCCAACGACTCATAGAATTAGCGAATGGGGGCTTGGTGGAGAAAGTCCTTCCAGGGCATTTCAACACATTTGGTGCTGAACGACTCTATCATTTGGCTTCCAACTACATTTCTAATGCCGGGGTTTGTCACAAAGTTTCAACATGTGCCATGAGATCAGTCGCAAGCCTAGCGCTTCGGGCAACAAATTCTAGATCAACTTCCTAG